From the genome of Amycolatopsis sp. NBC_01488, one region includes:
- a CDS encoding cysteine dioxygenase, translating to MTTSLTRPAVEIHPQLTDPLLPELLHPSRLLWTPRELADLTATIVGELTTGLRGILRFDEDGRWWARLALTDGVELWLLSWLPGQHTKPHDHGGASGSFTVLQGELGEEYRYPGGPIRRRTHVAGEGLGFGAGRAHQVTGIGDVPAASVHAYSPPLVPTREYASLADVPAEIPPLPAIVHG from the coding sequence TTGACCACTTCCCTGACCCGTCCCGCCGTCGAGATCCACCCGCAGCTGACCGACCCGCTGCTGCCCGAGCTGCTGCACCCGTCGCGGCTGCTCTGGACGCCGCGCGAGCTGGCGGACCTGACGGCCACCATCGTCGGCGAACTGACCACCGGCCTGCGGGGCATCCTGCGGTTCGACGAGGACGGCCGCTGGTGGGCCCGGCTGGCCCTGACCGACGGCGTCGAGCTGTGGCTGCTGTCGTGGCTGCCCGGCCAGCACACCAAGCCGCACGACCACGGCGGCGCGTCCGGCTCGTTCACCGTCCTGCAGGGCGAGCTCGGCGAGGAGTACCGCTACCCCGGCGGCCCGATCCGGCGGCGCACGCACGTCGCGGGCGAAGGACTCGGCTTCGGCGCCGGGCGCGCGCACCAGGTGACCGGCATCGGCGACGTGCCCGCGGCGAGCGTCCACGCGTACTCGCCGCCGCTGGTGCCGACGCGCGAGTACGCGTCGCTCGCCGACGTCCCGGCCGAAATCCCGCCGCTGCCCGCTATCGTCCACGGATGA
- a CDS encoding rhodanese-like domain-containing protein translates to MSAIDSFLEQARSGLARVDAARARELQKAGALLVDIRPFANRQAEGEIPGAVVVERIHLEWRLAPDSEWRLPSVTPESTVIVLCNEGYSSSLAAADLQRLGLRNATDLEGGFRAWAAAGLPVQTGGSPAVP, encoded by the coding sequence ATGAGCGCCATCGATTCCTTCCTGGAGCAGGCACGGTCCGGATTGGCCCGGGTCGACGCGGCCCGGGCCCGCGAACTGCAGAAGGCGGGCGCGCTGCTGGTCGACATCCGACCGTTCGCGAACCGGCAGGCCGAAGGAGAGATCCCGGGCGCGGTGGTCGTCGAGCGGATCCACCTGGAGTGGCGGCTGGCGCCGGACAGCGAGTGGCGGCTGCCTTCGGTGACGCCGGAGTCGACGGTGATCGTGCTGTGCAACGAGGGGTACTCGTCGAGCCTGGCCGCGGCGGACCTGCAGCGGCTGGGGTTGCGCAACGCGACCGACCTCGAAGGCGGGTTCCGGGCCTGGGCGGCCGCGGGTTTGCCGGTGCAGACCGGGGGGAGTCCGGCGGTTCCGTAG
- a CDS encoding LLM class F420-dependent oxidoreductase, whose product MRFGMFVPQGWRIDLAGIDPADHWKTMLGLAKHAEAGPFESIWVYDHFHTVPVPTEEATHEAWSLISAFAAATETVRLGQMCTCMGYRNPAYLAKVAATADTIAGGRVEMGIGAGWYEHEWRAYGYGFPGAGERLGQLDEGVQIMRDLWTTGTSTLDGKHYRTDGAILRPLPPQEGGIPLWIAGGGEKKTLKIAAKYAKYTNFAGDPETFTRKSEILAQHCKDVGTDYDAIVRSVNHNVVLGETEKDVEDKLAWLKSHLDKYVPADAAERWHGVFANSPATGTPEQVTEKLAALGELGMSHAIFNFPEAAYDRSGIDLFTEKVAPALA is encoded by the coding sequence ATGCGCTTCGGAATGTTCGTCCCGCAGGGCTGGCGGATCGACCTCGCCGGCATCGATCCCGCGGACCACTGGAAGACCATGCTCGGCCTCGCGAAACACGCGGAGGCCGGGCCCTTCGAATCGATCTGGGTCTACGACCACTTCCACACCGTGCCCGTCCCGACCGAGGAGGCCACGCACGAGGCCTGGTCGCTGATCTCGGCGTTCGCCGCCGCGACCGAGACCGTGCGGCTCGGGCAGATGTGCACCTGCATGGGATACCGCAACCCGGCCTACCTCGCGAAGGTCGCGGCCACCGCCGACACCATCGCCGGCGGCCGCGTCGAGATGGGTATCGGCGCCGGCTGGTACGAGCACGAGTGGCGGGCCTACGGCTACGGCTTCCCCGGCGCCGGCGAACGGCTCGGCCAGCTGGACGAGGGCGTGCAGATCATGCGCGACCTCTGGACGACCGGAACGTCCACACTGGACGGCAAGCACTACCGGACGGACGGGGCGATCCTGCGCCCGCTGCCGCCGCAGGAAGGCGGCATCCCGCTGTGGATCGCCGGTGGCGGCGAGAAGAAGACGCTCAAGATCGCCGCGAAGTACGCGAAGTACACGAACTTCGCCGGCGACCCCGAGACGTTCACCCGCAAGTCGGAGATCCTCGCGCAGCACTGCAAGGACGTCGGCACCGACTACGACGCGATCGTCCGCTCGGTCAACCACAACGTCGTCCTCGGCGAGACCGAGAAGGACGTCGAGGACAAGCTGGCGTGGCTCAAGTCCCACCTCGACAAGTACGTCCCGGCGGACGCGGCGGAGCGGTGGCACGGCGTCTTCGCGAACAGCCCGGCCACCGGCACGCCCGAGCAGGTCACCGAGAAGCTCGCCGCGCTGGGCGAGCTGGGCATGTCCCACGCGATCTTCAACTTCCCGGAAGCCGCGTACGACCGGTCCGGCATCGACCTGTTCACCGAAAAGGTCGCCCCGGCACTCGCCTGA
- a CDS encoding MarR family winged helix-turn-helix transcriptional regulator encodes MNRPLPFDPIARAAQLWEDRIGPSGTMAAVTGVMRVQQIIQSAVDGALKPHGLTFARYEALVLLTFARSASLPMRVMGERLQLHPTSVTNIVDRLERDGLVKRVPHPTDRRTTLVEITDEGRKRRESATAAVTEIDFGLSGLTDRQTEQLTDLLTKVRRAAGDFTE; translated from the coding sequence ATGAACCGTCCGCTGCCGTTCGACCCGATCGCCCGTGCGGCACAGCTCTGGGAGGACCGGATCGGGCCCTCCGGCACCATGGCCGCGGTGACCGGCGTGATGCGGGTCCAGCAGATCATCCAGTCCGCGGTGGACGGCGCGCTCAAGCCGCACGGCCTGACCTTCGCCCGGTACGAAGCGCTGGTGCTGCTCACCTTCGCCCGCAGCGCCAGCCTGCCGATGCGGGTGATGGGCGAGCGGCTCCAGCTGCACCCCACCAGTGTCACCAACATAGTCGACCGGCTGGAGCGCGACGGGCTCGTCAAGCGCGTCCCGCACCCGACCGACCGGCGCACGACGCTCGTCGAGATCACCGACGAGGGCCGCAAGCGCCGGGAGAGCGCGACGGCGGCCGTGACGGAGATCGACTTCGGGCTCTCCGGGCTCACCGACCGGCAGACCGAGCAGCTGACCGACCTGCTGACGAAGGTGCGCCGCGCGGCAGGCGACTTCACCGAATGA
- a CDS encoding neutral zinc metallopeptidase — protein sequence MIPGGGRRALVALLAVAAVAVSGCGGKSGGPVQDTGAGSVAGLPVTHFESGLKPGAPTPNVDVKNADGGEDDKLATAAIDDVQTYWAERLPADFGQQFEPVKSLLSYDSRSDSEQTGCGSVKKLMNAFYCSVDDSVAWDRGVLLPMLRQRFGPMSVVVVLAHEFGHAVQYRLGDKANLTKGTPTVVKEQQADCFAGGYFRWVAEDKSKYYRVSTSEGLNQVMAAMFLIRDQAGTSGTDRGAHGTAFDRTFAFQTGFEKGPKECAAMNTENVKARLTERPFDPGDKGKGDAKFTGQAVELLKKSLDEAFKGAGVAAPEIADGGSCHTTPPASYCPADNTVSIDLAKLSQLAQPIDRDAEMKGDDPGGMGDFAAFAEVASRYAMGIQKGVGASIDNANAGLRTACLVGAWAAFTNRPGTLRLSAGDLDEAIADLLQPESLVSADVNGKRPDSGFDRVESLRRGYLEGSAVCSKQYA from the coding sequence ATGATCCCAGGGGGAGGACGGCGTGCGCTGGTGGCGCTGCTCGCCGTCGCGGCGGTCGCCGTGAGCGGGTGCGGCGGCAAGAGCGGCGGGCCGGTCCAGGACACCGGCGCCGGGTCCGTCGCCGGGCTGCCGGTGACGCACTTCGAGAGCGGCCTCAAGCCCGGCGCGCCGACGCCGAACGTCGACGTGAAGAACGCCGACGGCGGCGAGGACGACAAGCTCGCCACCGCCGCGATCGACGACGTCCAGACCTACTGGGCCGAGCGCCTGCCCGCCGACTTCGGGCAGCAGTTCGAGCCGGTGAAGTCGCTCCTGTCCTACGACTCGCGCAGCGACTCCGAGCAGACCGGCTGCGGCAGCGTGAAGAAGCTCATGAACGCGTTCTACTGCTCGGTCGACGACTCGGTGGCGTGGGACCGCGGCGTGCTGCTGCCGATGCTGCGCCAGCGGTTCGGGCCGATGTCCGTGGTCGTCGTGCTGGCGCACGAGTTCGGCCACGCCGTGCAGTACCGGCTCGGCGACAAGGCCAACCTGACCAAGGGCACCCCGACCGTCGTGAAGGAGCAGCAGGCCGACTGCTTCGCCGGCGGCTACTTCCGCTGGGTCGCCGAGGACAAGAGCAAGTACTACCGCGTGTCGACGTCCGAAGGCCTGAACCAGGTCATGGCGGCCATGTTCCTGATCCGCGACCAGGCGGGCACCAGCGGCACCGACCGCGGTGCGCACGGCACGGCGTTCGACCGCACCTTCGCGTTCCAGACCGGGTTCGAGAAGGGCCCGAAGGAATGCGCGGCGATGAACACCGAGAACGTCAAGGCCCGGCTCACCGAGCGCCCGTTCGACCCGGGTGACAAGGGCAAGGGCGACGCGAAGTTCACTGGCCAGGCCGTCGAGCTGCTGAAGAAGAGTCTCGACGAGGCCTTCAAGGGCGCCGGGGTCGCCGCGCCGGAGATCGCCGACGGCGGCAGCTGCCACACCACACCGCCCGCGTCGTACTGCCCGGCCGACAACACGGTGAGCATCGACCTGGCGAAGCTGTCGCAGCTGGCCCAGCCGATCGACCGCGACGCCGAGATGAAGGGCGACGACCCGGGCGGCATGGGCGACTTCGCGGCCTTCGCCGAGGTCGCTTCGCGGTACGCGATGGGCATCCAGAAGGGCGTCGGCGCCTCGATCGACAACGCGAACGCGGGCCTGCGCACGGCGTGCCTGGTGGGCGCGTGGGCGGCGTTCACGAACCGCCCGGGCACCCTGCGGCTTTCGGCGGGCGACCTCGACGAGGCGATCGCGGACCTGCTGCAGCCGGAGAGCCTGGTCTCGGCGGACGTCAACGGGAAGCGCCCGGACAGCGGTTTCGACCGCGTCGAGTCCCTGCGGCGCGGGTACCTCGAGGGCTCCGCGGTCTGCTCGAAGCAGTACGCCTAG
- the glgP gene encoding alpha-glucan family phosphorylase, with protein MRAVRRFTVRASLPESLSGLGALATNLRWTWHPPTRDLFASMDAELFNAVRDPLRMLTALPPSRLDELAVDDDFLARARDAAADLENYLSEPRWYQQRDDADLPPAVAYFSMEFGVTEALPNYSGGLGVLAGDHLKAASDLGVPMVGVGLLYRNGYFRQSLSLDGWQVEHYPVIDPNAFPLELLTVGGRPVLIGVAMPGGRELCAQIWQARVGRVPLLLLDTDTEANDEDLRGVTDRLYGGDADHRLRQEILAGIGGFRAVRKYCEITGHPQPMVFHTNEGHAGFLGLERAREIVQADGLAFDEAMPAVRAGTLFTTHTPVSAGIDRFPVDLVQRYFADGRLVPDVDPRRVLALGAEDNPGLFNMAHMGLRLAQRANGVSQLHGRVTRKMFSRLWPGFDHDEVPISSVTNGVHGPTWVARELSTLLGREWGLDVGEGPLRDGVSDAQLWGLRRDLREKLVHEVRRRVRAAWLQRGASPLELGWVDSVFDPDVLTVGFARRVPTYKRLTLMLRDPDRLRTLLLHEERPIQVVVAGKSHPADENGKQLIQQIVRFVDGADVRHRIVFLPDYDMSMARYLYRGCDVWLNNPVRPLEACGTSGMKSALNGGLNLSIRDGWWDECYDGSNGWAIPTADGVTDPLRRDDLEAAALYELLGQQIAPLFYDRPADGVPTGWLSMVWHTLETLGPRVQASRMVREYVDNGYLPASRMVAAATGDGYRGALSLADYRTKLEVSWPRLRIFDSELLIEAAEPLVVGTEVTIRARIDLAGLDPSEVDIQAVVGQVADDDELRDAVTVPMTDDGIGAFAARLKLPRPGSIGYTVRVLPKHGLLAAPAELARVVLA; from the coding sequence ATGCGTGCAGTCCGCCGGTTCACCGTCCGCGCCAGCCTGCCCGAGTCGCTGTCCGGCCTGGGTGCGCTGGCCACCAACCTGCGCTGGACGTGGCATCCGCCGACGCGGGACCTGTTCGCGTCGATGGACGCCGAGCTGTTCAACGCGGTGCGCGATCCGCTGCGGATGCTCACCGCGCTGCCGCCGTCGCGCCTCGACGAGCTGGCCGTCGACGACGACTTCCTCGCCCGTGCCCGGGATGCCGCCGCGGACCTGGAGAACTACCTGTCGGAGCCGCGCTGGTACCAGCAGCGTGACGACGCGGACCTGCCGCCCGCGGTCGCCTACTTCTCGATGGAGTTCGGCGTCACCGAAGCGCTGCCGAACTACTCCGGCGGCCTCGGCGTGCTGGCCGGCGACCACCTCAAGGCCGCGTCCGACCTGGGCGTGCCGATGGTCGGCGTCGGGCTGCTCTACCGCAACGGCTACTTCCGGCAGTCGCTGTCGCTGGACGGCTGGCAGGTCGAGCACTACCCGGTCATCGACCCGAACGCGTTCCCCCTGGAGCTGCTGACCGTCGGCGGACGGCCGGTGCTGATCGGCGTCGCGATGCCGGGCGGGCGCGAGCTGTGCGCGCAGATCTGGCAGGCCCGCGTCGGGCGGGTGCCGCTGCTGCTGCTCGACACCGACACCGAGGCCAACGACGAAGACCTGCGCGGCGTCACCGACCGGCTCTACGGCGGCGACGCCGACCACCGGCTGCGGCAGGAGATCCTGGCCGGCATCGGCGGGTTCCGCGCGGTCCGGAAGTACTGCGAGATCACCGGCCACCCGCAGCCGATGGTGTTCCACACGAACGAGGGACACGCGGGCTTCCTGGGGCTGGAGCGCGCCCGCGAGATCGTCCAGGCCGACGGCCTCGCGTTCGACGAAGCCATGCCCGCGGTCCGCGCCGGGACGCTGTTCACCACGCACACCCCGGTCAGCGCGGGCATCGACCGGTTCCCGGTGGACCTGGTGCAGCGCTACTTCGCCGACGGCCGCCTGGTGCCGGACGTCGACCCGCGGCGCGTGCTCGCGCTCGGCGCCGAGGACAACCCCGGCCTGTTCAACATGGCCCACATGGGCCTGCGGCTGGCGCAGCGCGCGAACGGCGTCTCGCAGCTGCACGGGCGTGTCACGCGCAAGATGTTCTCCCGGCTGTGGCCCGGGTTCGACCACGACGAGGTGCCGATCTCGTCGGTGACCAACGGCGTCCACGGCCCGACGTGGGTGGCCCGCGAGCTGAGCACACTGCTCGGCCGCGAATGGGGCCTCGACGTCGGCGAAGGACCGCTGCGCGACGGCGTTTCCGACGCGCAGCTGTGGGGCCTGCGGCGCGACCTGCGCGAGAAGCTGGTGCACGAGGTCCGGCGCCGGGTCCGCGCGGCGTGGCTGCAGCGCGGCGCGTCGCCGCTGGAGCTGGGCTGGGTGGACTCGGTGTTCGACCCGGACGTGCTGACCGTCGGGTTCGCCCGCCGCGTCCCGACGTACAAGCGGCTGACGCTGATGCTGCGCGACCCGGACCGGCTGCGCACGCTCCTGCTGCACGAAGAGCGGCCGATCCAGGTCGTCGTCGCGGGCAAGTCGCACCCCGCCGACGAGAACGGCAAGCAGCTGATCCAGCAGATCGTCCGGTTCGTCGACGGCGCGGACGTCCGGCACCGGATCGTCTTCCTGCCGGACTACGACATGTCGATGGCGCGGTATCTCTACCGCGGCTGCGACGTCTGGCTGAACAACCCGGTGCGGCCGCTGGAGGCGTGCGGGACGTCCGGGATGAAGTCGGCGCTCAACGGCGGGCTCAACCTCTCCATCCGCGACGGCTGGTGGGACGAGTGCTACGACGGCAGCAACGGCTGGGCGATCCCGACCGCGGACGGCGTCACCGACCCCCTGCGCCGTGACGACCTCGAGGCCGCGGCGCTCTACGAGCTGCTCGGCCAGCAGATCGCGCCGCTGTTCTACGACCGTCCGGCCGACGGCGTCCCGACCGGCTGGCTGTCGATGGTGTGGCACACGCTGGAGACGCTCGGCCCGCGCGTCCAGGCGTCCCGGATGGTCCGCGAGTACGTCGACAACGGCTACCTCCCGGCGTCCCGCATGGTCGCGGCGGCGACGGGCGACGGCTACCGCGGCGCGCTGTCGCTGGCGGACTACCGCACGAAGCTCGAGGTGTCGTGGCCGCGGCTGCGGATCTTCGACTCGGAGCTGCTGATCGAGGCGGCCGAGCCACTGGTCGTCGGCACGGAGGTGACGATCCGGGCGCGCATCGACCTGGCCGGGCTGGATCCGTCCGAAGTGGACATCCAGGCGGTGGTCGGCCAGGTAGCCGACGACGACGAGCTGCGCGACGCGGTCACGGTCCCGATGACCGACGACGGCATCGGAGCGTTCGCCGCCCGGCTGAAGCTGCCCCGCCCGGGGTCGATCGGGTACACGGTCCGGGTGCTGCCCAAGCACGGCCTGCTGGCGGCGCCGGCGGAACTGGCGCGCGTCGTCCTGGCCTGA
- a CDS encoding thiamine-binding protein, producing MIVAFSVSPSGGEPDGGVSEAVARAVKVVRDSGLPNSTNAMFTNIEGEWDEVMDVVKRAVEAAGEGSARVGLVLKADIRPGFEGQLEAKVDRIEAHLRDA from the coding sequence ATGATCGTCGCGTTCAGCGTGAGCCCGTCCGGCGGGGAGCCCGACGGCGGGGTGAGCGAGGCCGTCGCCCGCGCGGTGAAGGTGGTCCGCGACTCCGGGCTGCCCAACTCGACCAACGCGATGTTCACGAACATCGAGGGCGAGTGGGACGAAGTGATGGACGTCGTGAAGCGGGCGGTCGAGGCCGCGGGGGAGGGCTCGGCGCGCGTCGGCCTGGTCCTGAAGGCCGACATCCGCCCCGGCTTCGAAGGCCAGCTCGAGGCCAAGGTGGACCGGATCGAAGCCCACCTCCGCGACGCCTGA
- a CDS encoding putative T7SS-secreted protein, giving the protein MTTEQAWSPGTVKLLQDEAVRLADIAAMLDDLASDLRSVAPEGWAGRAADAYGELRDRLAQQCRVGAGAYEVAAGATEDYVRVLAELALHRRYETASDGLARLEQQRVEAAERLEAAWRAATGEFEAIRTALPELVTATAPAPSAVAAPPRVPAAEHRDGTVPQFGDPRYVQDLSDAVLEFFARPA; this is encoded by the coding sequence ATGACAACGGAGCAGGCGTGGTCGCCGGGGACCGTCAAGCTGCTGCAGGACGAAGCAGTCCGGCTCGCCGACATCGCGGCCATGCTCGACGACCTCGCCTCGGACCTTCGGTCGGTGGCGCCCGAAGGCTGGGCCGGCCGGGCAGCGGACGCCTATGGCGAACTGCGTGACCGCCTTGCCCAGCAGTGCCGCGTGGGTGCCGGTGCTTACGAAGTGGCGGCGGGGGCCACGGAGGACTATGTCCGGGTCCTCGCCGAGCTGGCCCTGCACCGGCGTTACGAAACCGCGTCCGACGGCCTGGCCCGGTTGGAGCAGCAACGGGTCGAGGCCGCCGAGCGCCTCGAAGCGGCGTGGCGGGCGGCCACCGGCGAGTTCGAGGCGATCCGGACGGCACTGCCCGAGCTCGTCACGGCTACCGCACCCGCCCCATCGGCTGTCGCGGCGCCGCCGCGCGTGCCCGCGGCCGAGCACCGGGACGGGACCGTGCCGCAGTTCGGTGACCCGCGGTACGTGCAGGACCTCTCGGACGCCGTTTTGGAGTTCTTCGCGCGACCGGCCTGA
- a CDS encoding tetratricopeptide repeat protein produces MTQPRGSAAKSAALSAALSGAVDLSALKARAESAQRQPAPSAGPAGGDAPPPSAPGSSEAVIDVTEATFQAEVVERSLRQLVIVDLWAEWCGPCKQLSPVLERLAGESGGAWVVAKVDVDANPRIAQLFGAQSIPTIVAIAGGQPVDAFSGALPEPEIRKWINALLDALRDKLPAIAEAEANGGGPVEEPEDPRFTEAEEAFERGDFAAAQAAYERVLDVEPANELAKNALAQVKFTARAERADPEARAKADADPSDLAAQLDAADLEIAENNVEAGFKRLIDTVRRTAGDDRNKVREHLVALFDLFDPADDRVMKARRDLASALF; encoded by the coding sequence GTGACCCAACCACGCGGATCTGCAGCGAAGTCAGCGGCCCTGTCCGCCGCCCTCTCCGGCGCGGTCGACCTGTCCGCGCTCAAGGCCCGCGCCGAATCGGCGCAGAGGCAGCCGGCCCCGTCCGCCGGCCCGGCCGGTGGCGACGCCCCGCCGCCGTCGGCCCCCGGTTCGTCCGAAGCCGTGATCGACGTCACCGAGGCCACCTTCCAGGCCGAGGTCGTGGAGCGGTCCCTGCGCCAGCTGGTGATCGTCGACCTGTGGGCCGAGTGGTGCGGCCCGTGCAAGCAGCTGTCGCCGGTGCTGGAGCGGCTGGCCGGCGAGTCCGGCGGCGCGTGGGTCGTCGCGAAGGTCGACGTCGACGCGAACCCGCGCATCGCGCAGCTGTTCGGCGCGCAGTCCATCCCGACGATCGTGGCCATCGCCGGCGGCCAGCCGGTCGACGCCTTCTCCGGCGCGCTGCCCGAGCCCGAGATCCGCAAGTGGATCAACGCACTGCTCGACGCCCTGCGCGACAAGCTCCCGGCGATCGCCGAGGCCGAGGCCAACGGCGGCGGTCCCGTCGAGGAGCCCGAGGACCCGCGCTTCACCGAGGCGGAGGAGGCCTTCGAGCGGGGCGACTTCGCCGCCGCGCAGGCCGCGTACGAGCGCGTCCTCGACGTCGAACCGGCCAACGAGCTGGCGAAGAACGCCCTGGCCCAGGTCAAGTTCACCGCCCGCGCGGAGCGCGCCGACCCGGAGGCCCGCGCGAAGGCGGACGCGGACCCGTCCGACCTGGCGGCTCAGCTGGACGCGGCCGACCTGGAGATCGCGGAGAACAACGTGGAGGCGGGCTTCAAGCGCCTGATCGACACGGTCCGCCGCACCGCGGGCGACGACCGCAACAAGGTCCGCGAGCACCTGGTGGCCCTGTTCGACCTCTTCGACCCGGCCGACGACCGCGTCATGAAGGCCCGTCGCGACCTGGCTTCCGCCCTCTTCTGA
- a CDS encoding DUF3817 domain-containing protein yields MSSKAALVFRVAAVAEALSWAALLVGMFLKYVVHSSGEGGVPVIGMVHGVIFVLYVVVSLSVAKPLGWRPKTLVLALLASVPPLFTWLFEKWALRNGKLDGPQRLSHGGVGLFQVKEPVAA; encoded by the coding sequence GTGTCCAGCAAGGCCGCTCTAGTTTTCCGCGTGGCCGCAGTCGCCGAAGCCCTGTCCTGGGCGGCGCTGCTTGTCGGGATGTTCCTCAAGTACGTCGTGCACTCCTCCGGTGAGGGCGGCGTGCCCGTCATCGGCATGGTGCACGGCGTGATCTTCGTCCTCTACGTGGTCGTCTCCCTGTCCGTCGCGAAGCCGCTCGGCTGGCGTCCGAAGACGCTGGTCCTGGCCCTGCTCGCCAGCGTCCCGCCGCTGTTCACGTGGCTGTTCGAGAAGTGGGCGCTGCGCAACGGCAAGCTCGACGGCCCGCAGCGGCTGTCCCACGGCGGGGTCGGCCTGTTCCAGGTGAAGGAACCCGTCGCCGCCTGA
- a CDS encoding ABC transporter ATP-binding protein: protein MGLVSEPIQPSELDDLVVRMAGVGVRRGTNDLLAGLDWSVELDERWVVLGPNGAGKTTLLRLAAAELHPTTGEVDLLGERIGRVNIFDLRPRIGFTSAAIAQRVPGDELVKDVVVSAGYAVLGRWREEYDTLDTARATELLEAMGIGQLAERTFGTLSEGERKRALIARSLMTDPEMLLLDEPAAGLDLGGREDLVARLSDLALDPDAPALVLVTHHVEEIPPGFTHALLLRDGHAVVSGLVDDVITSENLSKTFDQDLVLERSGDRFFARRR, encoded by the coding sequence ATGGGCCTCGTGAGCGAGCCGATCCAGCCCAGCGAACTTGACGACCTCGTGGTCCGGATGGCCGGTGTCGGCGTCCGCCGGGGGACCAACGACCTCCTCGCCGGCCTCGACTGGTCCGTGGAACTGGACGAGCGTTGGGTGGTGCTCGGGCCGAACGGCGCGGGCAAGACCACGCTGCTGCGCCTCGCCGCGGCCGAGCTGCACCCGACCACCGGCGAGGTCGACCTGCTCGGCGAGCGGATCGGCCGGGTCAACATCTTCGACCTGCGCCCGCGCATCGGCTTCACCTCGGCGGCCATCGCCCAGCGCGTGCCGGGCGACGAGCTGGTCAAGGACGTCGTGGTCAGCGCCGGCTATGCGGTGCTCGGCCGCTGGCGTGAGGAATACGACACCCTCGACACCGCCCGCGCGACCGAGCTGCTCGAAGCGATGGGCATCGGCCAGCTCGCCGAGCGCACGTTCGGCACGCTGTCCGAAGGCGAGCGCAAGCGCGCGCTGATCGCCCGGTCGCTGATGACCGACCCCGAGATGCTGCTGCTCGACGAGCCGGCCGCGGGCCTGGACCTGGGCGGCCGTGAAGACCTGGTGGCGCGCCTGTCCGACCTGGCGCTCGACCCGGACGCGCCGGCCCTGGTGCTGGTGACCCACCACGTCGAGGAGATCCCGCCGGGGTTCACCCACGCGCTGCTTCTCCGCGACGGCCACGCGGTGGTGTCCGGGCTCGTCGACGACGTCATCACCAGCGAAAACCTGTCGAAGACGTTCGACCAGGACCTCGTGCTGGAGCGCTCCGGGGATCGCTTCTTCGCCCGCCGTCGCTAA